One segment of Xiphias gladius isolate SHS-SW01 ecotype Sanya breed wild chromosome 1, ASM1685928v1, whole genome shotgun sequence DNA contains the following:
- the LOC120806728 gene encoding calcium homeostasis modulator protein 6, whose protein sequence is MESRQQWLTRLKNELSNSPLVSNVAFGFILMGLEKLVELEFECPCNPTWNGVFSSAFFVIPAVMAFTLMLIIQGCRCDTWCRKTVSLSSFVPAIVWLILLFLDGQYFACAMTDWEGRYVLVDKAAPQKWCEPISEGDVTPQELMLRSQQLFVFSQVIGIVLLIFICVGLIVYVIRESCQQEVEMQDADVAELTVLRMSSLRTRTS, encoded by the exons ATGGAAAGTAGACAACAATGGCTTACCAGGCTGAAAAATGAACTTAGCAACAGTCCTCTGGTATCAAATGTGGCTTTTGGCTTTATCCTCATGGGACTAGAGAAGCTGGTGGAGCTGGAGTTTGAGTGTCCTTGCAACCCTACATGGAACGGAGTGTTTTCATCAGCATTCTTCGTCATTCCTGCCGTCATGGCCTTCACCTTGATGCTGATCATTCAAGGATGCAGATGTGATACGTGGTGCAGGAAAACTGTTTCCCTCTCCAGTTTCGTTCCTGCTATCGTGTGGCTGATATTGTTGTTCCTCGATGGCCAATACTTTGCTTGTGCTATGACAGACTGGGAGGGTAGATATGTACTAGTTGACAAGGCAGCTCCGCAGAAGTGGTGTGAGCCAATTAGTGAGGGAGATGTCACCCCACAAGAACTAATGCTCCGCTcgcagcagctgtttgttttttctcag GTTATAGGCATAGTCCtcctcattttcatctgtgtggGTCTCATAGTGTATGTAATCAGAGAGAGCTGCCAACAAGAGGTGGAGATGCAGGATGCAGATGTAGCTGAGCTCACTGTGCTCAGGATGAGCTCTCTGCGGACCAGGACATCATGA
- the LOC120806027 gene encoding UDP-glucuronosyltransferase 2C1-like isoform X3, whose protein sequence is MSQDIICFLPSFRIKMKWPWVWIKLCWLCPTLVYGGKVLVFPVDMSHWVNMKVIIEELHSRGHQVSVVRSSNSWYIKETSPFYTSVTLDIEFGLEEEFITTYLARLLEIQRERKSVWARFKLEMEQTELASEINRKTCKMLELLFENKDLIQSLRDTKYDLVLTDPATPGGVIFAHYLRLPFVFNVRWTSQGEGHFSIAPSPLSYVPMTGTELSDKMSFLERLLNVIVFGLTQMQIAQFVLPHYVALTEKYLGPDVDYFSLFQAADLWLMRVDFVFEFPRPTMPNVIYMGGFQCKDAKPLPQHLEEFVQSSGEHGVIIMSLGTLIGELPHDLADEIAAAFAKLPQKVIWRYKGDRPATLGNNTLLVDWLPQNDLLGHPKTKLFVSHGGTNGIYESIYHGVPIVGIPFVFDQADNLSRVRAKGAAMVVDISELDSKAFQTVIQEVLHEPSYRMNMQRLSRLHRDQPMKRLDTALFWIEFVMRHKGAAHLRTESYRLPWYSYHSVDVVLFLLTVTLLILFIFALIRCLCCKLCLRPKKDKKVIEKSKWHSN, encoded by the exons ATGAGCCAAGACATAATATGCTTTCTTCCCAGCTttagaataaaaatgaagtgGCCCTGGGTCTGGATCAAACTCTGCTGGCTCTGTCCAACTTTGGTTTATGGTGGGAAGGTACTTGTTTTTCCAGTAGACATGAGCCACTGGGTTAACATGAAAGTCATTATAGAGGAACTACACTCGAGGGGTCACCAGGTTTCTGTTGTGCGATCATCAAACAGCTGGTACATCAAGGAAACCTCCCCATTCTATACTTCAGTTACACTTGATATAGAGTTTGGATTGGAAGAAGAATTTATAACTACGTATCTGGCCCGGTTGCTGGAAATCCAGAGGGAAAGGAAGTCTGTCTGGGCACGTTTTAAACTGGAAATGGAACAAACAGAACTGGCCAGTGAGATTAATaggaaaacatgcaaaatgcTGGAGCTGCTTTTTGAAAACAAAGATCTGATACAATCACTACGGGATACCAAATATGACCTTGTCCTCACAGACCCTGCTACACCAGGGGGTGTTATATTTGCCCACTACCTCAGATTaccttttgttttcaatgtCAGATGGACTAGTCAAGGTGAAGGCCATTTTTCAATTGcaccctctcctctttcttatGTTCCAATGACAGGGACAGAGCTATCAGACAAAATGAGCTTTCTCGAGAGACTTCttaatgtcattgtttttggcttaacacaaatgcaaattGCACAGTTTGTTTTACCACATTATGTTGCcttaactgaaaaatatttaggCCCAGATGTGGACTATTTCTCCTTGTTTCAAGCAGCAGACCTGTGGCTGATGAGAGTGGACTTTGTGTTTGAGTTCCCTCGTCCCACCATGCCTAATGTTATCTATATGGGAGGGTTCCAGTGTAAAGACGCAAAACCTCTGCCTCAACACCTGGAGGAGTTTGTGCAGAGTTCTGGAGAGCATGGAGTCATCATCATGTCTCTGGGGACTTTGATTGGAGAGCTTCCCCACGATTTAGCCGATGAAATCGCTGCAGCTTTTGCTAAATTACCACAGAAAGTCATCTGGAGGTATAAAGGTGACAGACCAGCCACTCTGGGCAACAACACTTTACTAGTCGACTGGTTGCCACAGAATGACCTCCTAGGACATCCAAAGACTAAACTATTTGTAAGTCATGGGGGAACAAATGGAATCTATGAGTCTATATATCACGGGGTTCCAATTGTAGGCATTCCCTTTGTGTTTGATCAAGCCGACAACCTCTCCAGAGTGAGAGCAAAGGGCGCTGCAATGGTTGTGGATATATCTGAATTGGACAGCAAAGCATTTCAGACTGTCATACAGGAAGTCCTGCACGAGCCCTCCTACAGGATGAACATGCAGAGACTCTCCAGGCTGCACAGAGATCAGCCAATGAAGCGGCTGGACACCGCCCTCTTCTGGATAGAGTTTGTCATGAGACACAAAGGTGCGGCTCACCTGAGAACAGAGTCCTACAGACTGCCCTGGTATTCCTACCACTCAGTAGATGTcgttttatttttgctgacaGTTACACTgcttattttgttcattt TTGCCCTAATAAGGTGTTTATGCTGTAAACTCTGTCTGAGAccaaaaaaggataaaaaggtGATTGAAAAATCAAAGTGgcattcaaactga
- the LOC120806027 gene encoding UDP-glucuronosyltransferase 2B15-like isoform X2 → MRVDFVFEFPRPTMPNVIYMGGFQCKDAKPLPQHLEEFVQSSGEHGVIIMSLGTLIGELPHDLADEIAAAFAKLPQKVIWRYKGDRPATLGNNTLLVDWLPQNDLLGHPKTKLFVSHGGTNGIYESIYHGVPIVGIPFVFDQADNLSRVRAKGAAMVVDISELDSKAFQTVIQEVLHEPSYRMNMQRLSRLHRDQPMKRLDTALFWIEFVMRHKGAAHLRTESYRLPWYSYHSVDVVLFLLTVTLLILFIFVGLVWSCFRLCLKRKMKSD, encoded by the coding sequence ATGAGAGTGGACTTTGTGTTTGAGTTCCCTCGTCCCACCATGCCTAATGTTATCTATATGGGAGGGTTCCAGTGTAAAGACGCAAAACCTCTGCCTCAACACCTGGAGGAGTTTGTGCAGAGTTCTGGAGAGCATGGAGTCATCATCATGTCTCTGGGGACTTTGATTGGAGAGCTTCCCCACGATTTAGCCGATGAAATCGCTGCAGCTTTTGCTAAATTACCACAGAAAGTCATCTGGAGGTATAAAGGTGACAGACCAGCCACTCTGGGCAACAACACTTTACTAGTCGACTGGTTGCCACAGAATGACCTCCTAGGACATCCAAAGACTAAACTATTTGTAAGTCATGGGGGAACAAATGGAATCTATGAGTCTATATATCACGGGGTTCCAATTGTAGGCATTCCCTTTGTGTTTGATCAAGCCGACAACCTCTCCAGAGTGAGAGCAAAGGGCGCTGCAATGGTTGTGGATATATCTGAATTGGACAGCAAAGCATTTCAGACTGTCATACAGGAAGTCCTGCACGAGCCCTCCTACAGGATGAACATGCAGAGACTCTCCAGGCTGCACAGAGATCAGCCAATGAAGCGGCTGGACACCGCCCTCTTCTGGATAGAGTTTGTCATGAGACACAAAGGTGCGGCTCACCTGAGAACAGAGTCCTACAGACTGCCCTGGTATTCCTACCACTCAGTAGATGTcgttttatttttgctgacaGTTACACTgcttattttgttcatttttgttgggTTAGTATGGTCGTGCTTCAGactgtgtttgaaaagaaaaatgaaatctgaCTAG
- the LOC120806027 gene encoding UDP-glucuronosyltransferase 2C1-like isoform X1 — protein sequence MKWPWVWIKLCWLCPTLVYGGKVLVFPVDMSHWVNMKVIIEELHSRGHQVSVVRSSNSWYIKETSPFYTSVTLDIEFGLEEEFITTYLARLLEIQRERKSVWARFKLEMEQTELASEINRKTCKMLELLFENKDLIQSLRDTKYDLVLTDPATPGGVIFAHYLRLPFVFNVRWTSQGEGHFSIAPSPLSYVPMTGTELSDKMSFLERLLNVIVFGLTQMQIAQFVLPHYVALTEKYLGPDVDYFSLFQAADLWLMRVDFVFEFPRPTMPNVIYMGGFQCKDAKPLPQHLEEFVQSSGEHGVIIMSLGTLIGELPHDLADEIAAAFAKLPQKVIWRYKGDRPATLGNNTLLVDWLPQNDLLGHPKTKLFVSHGGTNGIYESIYHGVPIVGIPFVFDQADNLSRVRAKGAAMVVDISELDSKAFQTVIQEVLHEPSYRMNMQRLSRLHRDQPMKRLDTALFWIEFVMRHKGAAHLRTESYRLPWYSYHSVDVVLFLLTVTLLILFIFVGLVWSCFRLCLKRKMKSD from the coding sequence atgaagtgGCCCTGGGTCTGGATCAAACTCTGCTGGCTCTGTCCAACTTTGGTTTATGGTGGGAAGGTACTTGTTTTTCCAGTAGACATGAGCCACTGGGTTAACATGAAAGTCATTATAGAGGAACTACACTCGAGGGGTCACCAGGTTTCTGTTGTGCGATCATCAAACAGCTGGTACATCAAGGAAACCTCCCCATTCTATACTTCAGTTACACTTGATATAGAGTTTGGATTGGAAGAAGAATTTATAACTACGTATCTGGCCCGGTTGCTGGAAATCCAGAGGGAAAGGAAGTCTGTCTGGGCACGTTTTAAACTGGAAATGGAACAAACAGAACTGGCCAGTGAGATTAATaggaaaacatgcaaaatgcTGGAGCTGCTTTTTGAAAACAAAGATCTGATACAATCACTACGGGATACCAAATATGACCTTGTCCTCACAGACCCTGCTACACCAGGGGGTGTTATATTTGCCCACTACCTCAGATTaccttttgttttcaatgtCAGATGGACTAGTCAAGGTGAAGGCCATTTTTCAATTGcaccctctcctctttcttatGTTCCAATGACAGGGACAGAGCTATCAGACAAAATGAGCTTTCTCGAGAGACTTCttaatgtcattgtttttggcttaacacaaatgcaaattGCACAGTTTGTTTTACCACATTATGTTGCcttaactgaaaaatatttaggCCCAGATGTGGACTATTTCTCCTTGTTTCAAGCAGCAGACCTGTGGCTGATGAGAGTGGACTTTGTGTTTGAGTTCCCTCGTCCCACCATGCCTAATGTTATCTATATGGGAGGGTTCCAGTGTAAAGACGCAAAACCTCTGCCTCAACACCTGGAGGAGTTTGTGCAGAGTTCTGGAGAGCATGGAGTCATCATCATGTCTCTGGGGACTTTGATTGGAGAGCTTCCCCACGATTTAGCCGATGAAATCGCTGCAGCTTTTGCTAAATTACCACAGAAAGTCATCTGGAGGTATAAAGGTGACAGACCAGCCACTCTGGGCAACAACACTTTACTAGTCGACTGGTTGCCACAGAATGACCTCCTAGGACATCCAAAGACTAAACTATTTGTAAGTCATGGGGGAACAAATGGAATCTATGAGTCTATATATCACGGGGTTCCAATTGTAGGCATTCCCTTTGTGTTTGATCAAGCCGACAACCTCTCCAGAGTGAGAGCAAAGGGCGCTGCAATGGTTGTGGATATATCTGAATTGGACAGCAAAGCATTTCAGACTGTCATACAGGAAGTCCTGCACGAGCCCTCCTACAGGATGAACATGCAGAGACTCTCCAGGCTGCACAGAGATCAGCCAATGAAGCGGCTGGACACCGCCCTCTTCTGGATAGAGTTTGTCATGAGACACAAAGGTGCGGCTCACCTGAGAACAGAGTCCTACAGACTGCCCTGGTATTCCTACCACTCAGTAGATGTcgttttatttttgctgacaGTTACACTgcttattttgttcatttttgttgggTTAGTATGGTCGTGCTTCAGactgtgtttgaaaagaaaaatgaaatctgaCTAG
- the LOC120806156 gene encoding UDP-glucuronosyltransferase 2A3-like isoform X1, with the protein MILSLASIISLSAVIVPVVHAGKVLVFPHDGSHWVNMNVLVEELHSRGHDVTVLRAVDSWYVSEMSPHYNTVTVDMGSGASEDFFRLLTTEVIKIKRNGSVWDRFALDTVLKDKFSELHKRVSELVEYIFENKELIKSLQDAKYDAVLTDPASGGGVMLAHYLGLPLVFNARWTIHGEAHFAIAPSPLSYVPLSPSELTDHMTFFQRIRNIVFYIMRMHLYKQIAGTHYSALSNRYIGPDVDYFSLFQAADLWLMRVDFVFEFPRPTMPNVIYMGGFQCKDAKPLPQHLEEFVQSSGEHGVIIMSLGTLIGELPHDLADEIAAAFAKLPQKVIWRYKGDRPATLGNNTLLVDWLPQNDLLGHPKTKLFVSHGGTNGIYESIYHGVPIVGIPFVFDQADNLSRVRAKGAAMVVDLSELDSKVFQTVIQEVLHEPSYRMNMQRLSRLHRDQPMKPLDRALFWIEFVMRHKGAAHLRTESYRLPWYSYHSVDVVLFLLTVALLILFIFVGLVWSCFRLCLKRKMKSD; encoded by the coding sequence ATGATCTTGTCGCTGGCTTCCATCATCTCTCTTTCAGCTGTCATTGTTCCGGTTGTCCATGCTGGGAAGGTTCTGGTGTTTCCACATGACGGCAGCCACTGGGTGAACATGAATGTACTTGTTGAGGAGCTGCATTCAAGGGGACACGATGTGACAGTTCTTCGGGCTGTAGACAGCTGGTACGTCAGCGAAATGTCTCCACATTACAATACTGTCACAGTGGACATGGGCAGTGGTGCAAGTGAGGATTTTTTTCGTCTCCTTACCACTgaagttattaaaattaaacGAAACGGGTCTGTGTGGGACCGTTTCGCTTTAGACACGGTGTTAAAAGATAAATTCTCTGAATTACACAAGAGAGTGTCTGAATTGGTCgagtacatttttgaaaataaagagtTAATAAAGTCTCTTCAAGACGCCAAGTATGATGCAGTTCTGACAGACCCTGCGAGCGGAGGAGGTGTAATGCTGGCTCACTATCTTGGATTGCCGCTAGTGTTTAATGCTCGATGGACTATTCACGGTGAGGCCCATTTTGCCATTGCACCCTCTCCACTTTCCTATGTCCCGCTTTCACCTTCAGAATTAACAGATCACATGACTTTCTTTCAGAGGATCAgaaacattgtgttttatatcatgAGGATGCATCTGTACAAACAGATAGCTGGAACACATTATTCTGCATTGTCAAACCGCTACATTGGCCCAGATGTGGACTATTTCTCCTTGTTTCAAGCAGCAGACCTGTGGCTGATGAGAGTGGACTTTGTGTTTGAGTTCCCTCGTCCCACCATGCCTAATGTTATCTATATGGGAGGGTTCCAGTGTAAAGACGCAAAACCTCTGCCTCAACACCTGGAGGAGTTTGTGCAGAGTTCTGGAGAGCATGGAGTCATCATCATGTCTCTGGGGACTTTGATTGGAGAGCTTCCCCACGATTTAGCCGATGAAATCGCTGCAGCTTTTGCTAAATTACCACAGAAAGTCATCTGGAGGTATAAAGGTGACAGACCAGCCACTCTGGGCAACAACACTTTACTAGTCGACTGGTTGCCACAGAATGACCTCCTAGGACATCCAAAGACTAAACTATTTGTAAGTCATGGGGGAACAAATGGAATCTATGAGTCTATATATCACGGGGTTCCAATTGTAGGCATTCCCTTTGTGTTTGATCAAGCCGACAACCTCTCCAGAGTGAGAGCAAAGGGCGCTGCAATGGTTGTGGATTTATCTGAATTGGACAGCAAAGTATTTCAGACTGTCATACAGGAAGTCCTGCACGAGCCCTCCTACAGGATGAACATGCAGAGACTCTCCAGGCTGCACAGAGATCAGCCAATGAAGCCGCTGGACCGCGCCCTCTTCTGGATAGAGTTTGTCATGAGACACAAAGGTGCAGCTCACCTGAGAACAGAGTCCTACAGACTGCCCTGGTATTCCTACCACTCTGTAGATGTcgttttatttttgctgacaGTTGCACTgcttattttgttcatttttgttgggTTAGTATGGTCGTGCTTCAGactgtgtttgaaaagaaaaatgaaatctgaCTAG
- the LOC120806156 gene encoding UDP-glucuronosyltransferase 2A3-like isoform X2 has product MNVLVEELHSRGHDVTVLRAVDSWYVSEMSPHYNTVTVDMGSGASEDFFRLLTTEVIKIKRNGSVWDRFALDTVLKDKFSELHKRVSELVEYIFENKELIKSLQDAKYDAVLTDPASGGGVMLAHYLGLPLVFNARWTIHGEAHFAIAPSPLSYVPLSPSELTDHMTFFQRIRNIVFYIMRMHLYKQIAGTHYSALSNRYIGPDVDYFSLFQAADLWLMRVDFVFEFPRPTMPNVIYMGGFQCKDAKPLPQHLEEFVQSSGEHGVIIMSLGTLIGELPHDLADEIAAAFAKLPQKVIWRYKGDRPATLGNNTLLVDWLPQNDLLGHPKTKLFVSHGGTNGIYESIYHGVPIVGIPFVFDQADNLSRVRAKGAAMVVDLSELDSKVFQTVIQEVLHEPSYRMNMQRLSRLHRDQPMKPLDRALFWIEFVMRHKGAAHLRTESYRLPWYSYHSVDVVLFLLTVALLILFIFVGLVWSCFRLCLKRKMKSD; this is encoded by the coding sequence ATGAATGTACTTGTTGAGGAGCTGCATTCAAGGGGACACGATGTGACAGTTCTTCGGGCTGTAGACAGCTGGTACGTCAGCGAAATGTCTCCACATTACAATACTGTCACAGTGGACATGGGCAGTGGTGCAAGTGAGGATTTTTTTCGTCTCCTTACCACTgaagttattaaaattaaacGAAACGGGTCTGTGTGGGACCGTTTCGCTTTAGACACGGTGTTAAAAGATAAATTCTCTGAATTACACAAGAGAGTGTCTGAATTGGTCgagtacatttttgaaaataaagagtTAATAAAGTCTCTTCAAGACGCCAAGTATGATGCAGTTCTGACAGACCCTGCGAGCGGAGGAGGTGTAATGCTGGCTCACTATCTTGGATTGCCGCTAGTGTTTAATGCTCGATGGACTATTCACGGTGAGGCCCATTTTGCCATTGCACCCTCTCCACTTTCCTATGTCCCGCTTTCACCTTCAGAATTAACAGATCACATGACTTTCTTTCAGAGGATCAgaaacattgtgttttatatcatgAGGATGCATCTGTACAAACAGATAGCTGGAACACATTATTCTGCATTGTCAAACCGCTACATTGGCCCAGATGTGGACTATTTCTCCTTGTTTCAAGCAGCAGACCTGTGGCTGATGAGAGTGGACTTTGTGTTTGAGTTCCCTCGTCCCACCATGCCTAATGTTATCTATATGGGAGGGTTCCAGTGTAAAGACGCAAAACCTCTGCCTCAACACCTGGAGGAGTTTGTGCAGAGTTCTGGAGAGCATGGAGTCATCATCATGTCTCTGGGGACTTTGATTGGAGAGCTTCCCCACGATTTAGCCGATGAAATCGCTGCAGCTTTTGCTAAATTACCACAGAAAGTCATCTGGAGGTATAAAGGTGACAGACCAGCCACTCTGGGCAACAACACTTTACTAGTCGACTGGTTGCCACAGAATGACCTCCTAGGACATCCAAAGACTAAACTATTTGTAAGTCATGGGGGAACAAATGGAATCTATGAGTCTATATATCACGGGGTTCCAATTGTAGGCATTCCCTTTGTGTTTGATCAAGCCGACAACCTCTCCAGAGTGAGAGCAAAGGGCGCTGCAATGGTTGTGGATTTATCTGAATTGGACAGCAAAGTATTTCAGACTGTCATACAGGAAGTCCTGCACGAGCCCTCCTACAGGATGAACATGCAGAGACTCTCCAGGCTGCACAGAGATCAGCCAATGAAGCCGCTGGACCGCGCCCTCTTCTGGATAGAGTTTGTCATGAGACACAAAGGTGCAGCTCACCTGAGAACAGAGTCCTACAGACTGCCCTGGTATTCCTACCACTCTGTAGATGTcgttttatttttgctgacaGTTGCACTgcttattttgttcatttttgttgggTTAGTATGGTCGTGCTTCAGactgtgtttgaaaagaaaaatgaaatctgaCTAG